A portion of the Bdellovibrionales bacterium genome contains these proteins:
- a CDS encoding DegT/DnrJ/EryC1/StrS family aminotransferase, with amino-acid sequence MSLPFIDLKAQYNSLKDQIDARIQTVLNHGQYIMGPEVEECEKSLQNFLGCKYAITCASGTDAALMSMMALNIGPGDEVITTAFSFIATIETIVLAGATPVMVDIDPKTFNIDVRHIESAITPKTKAIVPVSLYGQPADMDEINSIAAKHRLHVIEDAAQSFGAPYKNKRSGNLSEIGITSFFPAKPLGCYGDGGAIFTNNSEWAEKLKQIRNHGQSQRYHHPLVGVNGRLDTLQCAILLPKIERYPWEIEQRQRIAKNYSEAFSQMELAIPFVRADRESVWAQYTLRVPEREQFQKRMNELGIPTAVHYPSTMADQPAYQKISKVHDISEARKASQQVVSLPIYPDMSPQIQEKIIESVRQSL; translated from the coding sequence ATGTCCTTGCCGTTCATTGACCTCAAGGCCCAATACAATTCACTCAAAGATCAGATTGACGCTCGGATTCAGACAGTCCTCAATCATGGGCAGTACATTATGGGACCTGAAGTCGAAGAATGTGAAAAGTCTCTTCAAAACTTTCTTGGCTGCAAATATGCAATCACCTGCGCAAGCGGAACGGACGCAGCCCTGATGTCCATGATGGCCCTCAATATTGGTCCCGGCGATGAAGTGATCACAACGGCATTCTCATTCATTGCGACAATAGAAACCATTGTTCTTGCGGGTGCGACCCCTGTTATGGTCGATATCGATCCCAAGACTTTTAACATCGATGTTCGTCACATCGAATCGGCCATCACACCAAAAACGAAGGCAATTGTCCCCGTTTCACTTTATGGACAGCCTGCCGACATGGATGAAATCAACTCCATCGCAGCAAAACATCGACTTCATGTCATCGAAGATGCCGCCCAAAGTTTTGGGGCTCCTTATAAAAACAAGCGCAGCGGAAACCTCTCCGAAATCGGTATCACGAGTTTTTTTCCAGCCAAACCTCTCGGTTGTTATGGCGACGGCGGAGCCATTTTTACAAACAATAGCGAATGGGCCGAAAAGCTGAAACAGATTCGCAATCACGGCCAGTCACAGCGATATCATCATCCCCTGGTCGGAGTGAACGGACGCCTCGACACCCTGCAGTGCGCTATTCTTTTGCCAAAGATTGAACGCTACCCTTGGGAAATCGAACAGCGTCAACGGATCGCAAAGAATTATTCTGAGGCCTTTTCCCAGATGGAACTCGCCATTCCTTTTGTCCGTGCTGATCGAGAGAGTGTCTGGGCTCAGTACACCTTGCGAGTTCCCGAGCGCGAGCAATTTCAAAAACGCATGAATGAACTGGGAATTCCAACAGCTGTCCACTACCCCAGCACCATGGCGGACCAACCAGCCTATCAAAAGATTTCAAAGGTGCATGATATCAGTGAGGCCCGAAAGGCCTCTCAACAAGTGGTGAGCCTTCCGATCTACCCAGACATGTCACCTCAGATACAGGAAAAAATCATTGAATCTGTTCGTCAGAGCCTTTGA
- a CDS encoding DEAD/DEAH box helicase translates to MRSNQNHSMKFQKPPHSKGLPPELNGLTVKLLSEMSSNELKKLIGEDQFLASTQIIEGLFSDYDTLFDDPLFTNDLRKSCYCLGKQTPSSPDYFWTLFDRANAEISSLDISKTGIIQCENIDSITALVFLYYVILNKGSFDEKSDRIERMRRVLRQLFLPSPDVKTDLNAILNTDLNTDLNKKISTGVPVQLSRVILQSSKWLSEKKNTLSGLGSSPIIDSFDMASLAVTHHGHNKPRIAAFKSQKLMKAILFEFSDGSVFSLASLFYSPYIWLMEKEGPLRILLENLPEAGKYDWGEHLASSAWHELPHLVCGLIGIYLPILKNQLDNKALKVSLCHFNPNFYDPSRSIEIEQIDFREIDIKWKLTCRSSESQNQNEMILLGSLNPKFQEYRELSTRAGLDVNARRLSFYNLGPTLSAVDLSLHDHHVWLPTKSTDESLRSGELSIRLGQEFDYLAFSESLKRQDIRLEFDFSEVFISKKDRIQAYFDEEAPSAARVCFVSKDDEGEDFPLTGRFMPLVQILAGLRDGISGFLGTSSTDLASRNRFTRSSELKLYKHSGFFLFLILEYAQFLAHRTEDPAPENKSNDKKLFIKQLTAKLEAVGLKILGIANASETGRLQLADLAGQKFIRKLKSTVSELVDESSFVVTRVRNGKVFIVDYSQSLFQFLGVYADQISSHYQGKTFDRSNFKAFKTEVIWCKSDPKIPTSDEAEWSSFMQDGSILSVNILKEDGPVDRLPFFAANPQACFISGVLVETLSPEDLQTKFEMLENKNNIDWFELNPQVYFKGEEVPRDKMVNFLRDPVVAYKGRYYYIPRKQIPSLKWLNYFWNKLSNQSETIGFSRGEGGNVKFQKSEILNMLALKRAGVPIEGGPRWQQICAEYDRLGTHSESDNLGTQNILKKNLLTELKPFQKDGVQWMLQLYKLGLGGILADDMGLGKTVQTIAFFSLLREQGQLGQALIVVPTSLVHNWHEEFERFSPKTRVEIFDSRKIDQYHKEWSGSGSGSRTAKKKSVQERVVICTYGLLTDQIDFFNKFKWSIGIFDEAQNLKNINAKRTAASRQLIAEHKFCLTGTPMENHLGEFFSLMDLCVPGALGSYADYSKRYGSLKKAEISTEDIDFLRMKIKPLVLRRTKELVLNELPEKVETVIHMDFDAKQEKIYKDIAVSWNDRIRELIDSDGLPKSQLQMLTALLRLRQVCSFPQTVPNVKYQQDPPKLKALIANVSELIENGHSVVVFTNFVTTLELIKKRFDIEGLPALSFSGKDGANKRREILAKFNESTQAQILMMTLKTGGVGLNLTKANYVFHLEPWWNPAAENQASDRVHRIGQTRSVQIYRYIMRNSVEEKIQELKKIKSSAFAAMFSESERELSEQNTLSGSSLSREDFEMLLS, encoded by the coding sequence TTGAGAAGTAACCAAAATCATTCGATGAAGTTTCAGAAACCGCCTCATTCAAAGGGACTTCCACCTGAATTGAACGGTCTGACAGTTAAATTGCTCAGTGAAATGTCCAGCAATGAGCTCAAGAAATTGATTGGAGAGGATCAGTTTCTTGCCTCTACCCAAATTATCGAAGGCCTATTTTCGGATTATGATACTCTTTTTGATGATCCTCTCTTCACAAATGACCTGAGAAAGTCCTGTTATTGCCTCGGAAAGCAAACGCCCTCCTCTCCTGACTATTTTTGGACCTTATTTGATCGAGCCAATGCCGAGATATCGAGCTTAGACATCTCAAAAACAGGGATCATTCAGTGTGAGAACATCGATTCGATCACGGCCTTGGTTTTTCTTTATTACGTGATCCTAAATAAGGGTTCCTTTGATGAAAAGTCCGACAGAATTGAAAGAATGAGGAGGGTTCTCAGGCAACTCTTCCTCCCTTCGCCAGATGTGAAGACTGATTTGAATGCAATTCTGAATACGGATTTGAATACGGATTTGAATAAAAAGATAAGCACAGGTGTCCCTGTGCAACTGAGCCGTGTGATTCTCCAGTCAAGTAAATGGCTTTCAGAGAAAAAAAACACGCTGTCTGGCCTTGGCTCATCACCCATCATTGACTCTTTTGACATGGCTTCTTTGGCAGTGACTCACCATGGTCATAATAAGCCGCGAATTGCTGCTTTCAAGAGTCAAAAACTCATGAAAGCCATTCTCTTCGAATTTTCTGATGGCAGTGTTTTCTCTCTGGCAAGCCTTTTTTACAGCCCCTACATTTGGCTCATGGAGAAAGAAGGACCTCTGCGAATTCTTTTGGAAAATCTGCCCGAGGCAGGTAAGTATGATTGGGGAGAGCACCTGGCTTCGTCCGCATGGCACGAACTTCCACATTTGGTTTGCGGATTGATAGGAATCTACTTGCCGATCCTGAAAAATCAATTGGATAACAAGGCACTGAAGGTTTCTCTCTGTCACTTCAATCCCAACTTTTATGACCCCTCTAGGTCCATCGAGATTGAGCAGATTGACTTTCGAGAAATCGATATCAAATGGAAGCTCACCTGTCGTTCTTCAGAATCGCAAAATCAAAATGAGATGATCCTCCTTGGCAGCCTCAATCCGAAGTTTCAAGAATACAGGGAGCTGTCGACAAGAGCAGGACTTGATGTGAACGCGAGGCGATTGTCCTTTTACAATTTAGGCCCGACCCTCAGTGCTGTTGATCTTTCATTGCACGACCACCATGTGTGGCTCCCAACCAAGTCGACTGATGAGTCCCTGAGATCTGGTGAATTGAGTATTCGTTTGGGTCAAGAATTTGACTATTTGGCTTTTAGCGAAAGTTTAAAAAGGCAAGACATCAGGCTTGAATTTGATTTTAGCGAAGTGTTTATCAGTAAGAAAGACAGAATCCAGGCCTATTTTGATGAGGAAGCGCCAAGCGCCGCAAGGGTCTGTTTTGTGTCGAAAGATGATGAGGGCGAGGATTTTCCTTTAACAGGTCGGTTTATGCCACTCGTGCAAATTTTGGCGGGCCTTCGAGACGGAATTTCTGGTTTTTTAGGTACAAGTTCGACGGATTTAGCCAGTCGCAATCGATTTACCCGATCAAGTGAGTTGAAATTATACAAGCATTCGGGATTTTTCCTTTTTCTTATTCTTGAGTATGCTCAATTTTTGGCTCATCGAACAGAAGATCCCGCCCCTGAAAACAAATCTAATGATAAGAAACTCTTTATCAAACAACTCACTGCAAAGCTGGAAGCCGTCGGTTTAAAAATATTGGGCATTGCAAACGCCAGCGAGACCGGAAGACTTCAACTGGCAGATTTGGCCGGTCAAAAGTTTATTCGAAAATTAAAATCAACAGTCTCTGAACTTGTTGACGAGAGCTCTTTTGTCGTCACTCGTGTGAGAAATGGAAAAGTTTTTATTGTCGATTACAGTCAGAGTTTATTTCAGTTTTTGGGTGTTTACGCAGATCAAATTTCCTCTCATTATCAAGGAAAGACTTTTGATCGCAGTAATTTCAAGGCTTTTAAGACCGAAGTCATATGGTGTAAGTCCGATCCCAAAATCCCCACTTCTGACGAAGCGGAGTGGTCCTCTTTTATGCAGGATGGTTCCATCTTAAGCGTCAACATTTTAAAAGAAGATGGACCCGTTGATCGACTTCCTTTCTTCGCAGCGAATCCACAGGCCTGCTTTATTTCAGGCGTTCTGGTTGAAACCTTGTCACCTGAAGATCTCCAGACAAAATTTGAAATGCTTGAAAACAAAAATAACATCGATTGGTTCGAATTGAATCCGCAGGTTTATTTTAAGGGAGAGGAAGTTCCCCGAGACAAAATGGTGAACTTTCTCCGCGATCCTGTGGTGGCCTATAAGGGTCGCTACTATTATATTCCCCGAAAACAAATACCGAGCCTCAAGTGGCTCAATTATTTCTGGAATAAACTCTCTAATCAATCAGAAACCATTGGCTTTTCAAGAGGAGAGGGCGGAAACGTAAAATTTCAGAAATCAGAGATTCTCAATATGTTGGCCTTAAAACGAGCGGGAGTTCCCATTGAGGGAGGACCTCGGTGGCAACAAATCTGCGCTGAGTACGATCGTTTAGGCACTCACTCCGAATCGGACAATTTGGGAACTCAAAATATCCTCAAGAAGAATCTTCTGACAGAGCTCAAGCCCTTCCAAAAAGATGGCGTCCAATGGATGCTCCAACTGTATAAGCTGGGGCTCGGCGGCATTTTGGCTGACGACATGGGACTCGGAAAAACAGTTCAGACTATCGCTTTCTTTTCACTTTTGCGCGAACAGGGTCAGCTTGGCCAAGCTCTGATCGTGGTGCCCACTTCTCTCGTGCACAATTGGCACGAAGAATTTGAGAGATTCTCTCCTAAAACCCGAGTCGAAATATTTGATTCGCGAAAAATCGACCAGTATCACAAAGAGTGGTCAGGTTCTGGTTCTGGATCGCGAACAGCGAAAAAGAAGTCAGTGCAAGAGCGAGTTGTTATCTGTACTTATGGTTTGTTGACCGATCAAATCGATTTTTTTAATAAGTTTAAATGGTCGATTGGAATTTTCGATGAGGCACAAAATCTAAAAAACATCAATGCAAAGAGAACAGCGGCTTCTCGGCAATTGATCGCCGAACACAAATTTTGCCTGACGGGAACGCCGATGGAAAATCACCTTGGCGAGTTTTTTAGTCTCATGGATTTGTGTGTCCCTGGAGCCCTGGGGTCCTACGCCGATTACAGCAAACGATACGGATCACTTAAAAAAGCAGAAATTAGCACAGAAGATATCGACTTTTTGAGAATGAAGATCAAACCTTTGGTCTTAAGAAGAACGAAGGAATTGGTGCTCAATGAGTTGCCCGAAAAGGTCGAAACTGTCATCCACATGGATTTCGATGCAAAACAGGAAAAGATCTATAAAGACATCGCCGTTTCATGGAACGACCGAATCAGAGAGCTCATCGACAGCGATGGGCTCCCAAAAAGTCAGCTCCAGATGCTGACGGCCCTGCTCCGCCTTCGCCAGGTTTGCTCTTTTCCTCAAACGGTGCCGAACGTGAAGTATCAGCAGGATCCTCCCAAATTAAAAGCTTTGATCGCCAACGTATCCGAGCTTATCGAAAACGGTCACAGCGTGGTTGTTTTTACGAATTTTGTGACAACACTGGAATTGATCAAGAAGCGCTTTGATATCGAAGGCCTACCGGCCTTGAGTTTTTCTGGAAAAGATGGAGCGAACAAAAGAAGAGAGATTCTCGCAAAATTTAACGAGTCCACCCAAGCCCAGATTTTAATGATGACGCTCAAGACGGGTGGAGTTGGCTTGAACTTGACCAAGGCAAACTATGTGTTTCATCTGGAGCCATGGTGGAATCCAGCGGCTGAAAATCAAGCCTCTGATCGTGTGCATCGAATTGGTCAGACGAGGTCGGTGCAGATTTACCGCTACATCATGAGAAACTCAGTGGAAGAAAAAATTCAGGAGCTAAAGAAAATTAAATCCAGTGCTTTTGCTGCGATGTTTTCAGAATCAGAGCGAGAGCTTTCAGAACAGAATACACTCTCAGGATCAAGTCTCTCTCGAGAGGACTTTGAGATGCTTTTGAGCTAG
- a CDS encoding O-antigen ligase family protein, whose amino-acid sequence MVLSLIFVADLPRKQKNWLRLVAVVVGLGLFLSLIRGVWISGTVSVMVMLWFWRRRAFYRGTLAVAIVLGLSLAFVPPVRERVVSIFGTQNIENRDRVTLWAANWKIFKDYPLLGIGYTENERRIGEYYERMGITDGFKGHAHNVYLQFLAGTGFLGLCCYLFIIGYFILLALRLWRKLPLDQSWARALALGALGAQISLHVGGLTQNNFSDGEVTHNFVFILAMLVALAQKHLKVLSRET is encoded by the coding sequence GTGGTCCTCAGTTTGATTTTTGTGGCAGATTTGCCTCGAAAGCAAAAAAACTGGCTAAGACTTGTGGCCGTTGTGGTTGGCCTTGGGCTTTTCTTGAGTTTAATTAGAGGCGTATGGATCAGCGGCACGGTGTCTGTCATGGTCATGCTTTGGTTCTGGAGGCGCCGGGCATTTTATCGCGGTACTTTGGCCGTGGCTATCGTTCTTGGTCTTTCTTTGGCCTTTGTTCCTCCGGTGCGCGAGCGAGTTGTGTCGATCTTTGGAACTCAAAACATTGAAAATCGTGATCGCGTCACCCTCTGGGCAGCCAATTGGAAAATTTTTAAGGACTATCCTCTCCTGGGCATTGGCTACACTGAAAATGAACGTCGGATCGGAGAGTACTATGAAAGGATGGGTATTACGGATGGCTTTAAAGGACATGCCCACAACGTATATCTGCAATTTCTCGCAGGCACAGGTTTTCTTGGTCTCTGCTGTTATTTGTTTATTATAGGATATTTTATCCTCTTGGCCCTGCGTTTGTGGCGCAAACTTCCACTCGATCAATCCTGGGCTCGCGCTTTGGCTCTCGGTGCCTTGGGAGCCCAAATCTCTCTTCATGTCGGAGGTCTGACACAAAATAATTTTTCAGATGGAGAAGTCACTCACAACTTTGTTTTTATTCTTGCCATGCTAGTAGCTCTAGCTCAAAAGCATCTCAAAGTCCTCTCGAGAGAGACTTGA
- the mtnA gene encoding S-methyl-5-thioribose-1-phosphate isomerase, which produces MKNFESLSLKLKNNRLHIIDQTRLPADEVWLEISDVDRLIEAIQSLRVRGAPLIGVVAACFLELERQKGKPASAFNEMAARIRKSRPTAVNLMNAIDRVLRGESGEDILEEDVELCKKMGAIGAELIQDGDNILTHCNTGSLATAGSGTALAAIKSAFAQGKKIHVFVDETRPLLQGGRLTAWELERLGIPYTLICDNMAGSLMQKGRIDKIFVGSDRIALNGDFANKIGTYSVAVLAHFHKVPFYPVAPLTTLDLKSQKGAEIEIEMRNPNEVRGAMGSFGTVTWAPMDSPAYNPSFDVTPVELVTGLVMDCGYFSQQELLKGCLQSLIIPG; this is translated from the coding sequence ATGAAAAATTTTGAATCTCTCTCGCTGAAGCTAAAGAATAACCGTCTTCATATCATCGACCAAACGCGTTTGCCCGCAGACGAAGTGTGGTTAGAGATCTCAGATGTTGATCGCTTGATCGAGGCCATTCAATCACTCCGAGTCAGGGGAGCGCCTCTCATCGGTGTTGTGGCCGCATGTTTTCTTGAACTTGAGCGCCAGAAGGGGAAACCTGCATCTGCGTTCAATGAAATGGCCGCTCGCATCCGGAAGTCGCGACCGACAGCGGTCAACTTGATGAATGCCATTGACCGAGTCCTTCGGGGGGAGTCGGGCGAAGATATTCTCGAAGAAGACGTTGAGCTTTGCAAAAAGATGGGAGCTATCGGTGCCGAGCTGATCCAAGATGGAGACAATATTCTCACGCATTGTAATACGGGAAGTCTGGCGACCGCTGGATCTGGAACGGCGCTGGCTGCGATTAAATCTGCGTTCGCACAAGGTAAAAAAATCCATGTCTTTGTTGACGAGACGAGGCCCTTACTTCAAGGAGGCCGACTCACGGCCTGGGAGTTGGAGAGACTTGGCATTCCCTATACTCTCATTTGTGACAATATGGCAGGCTCACTCATGCAGAAGGGACGAATCGATAAAATATTCGTTGGATCTGATCGAATCGCCCTCAATGGTGATTTTGCCAATAAAATTGGGACTTATTCCGTTGCGGTATTGGCTCATTTCCATAAAGTTCCATTTTACCCAGTGGCCCCACTCACAACTCTGGATTTGAAATCTCAAAAGGGTGCTGAAATCGAAATTGAGATGCGCAACCCCAATGAAGTTCGTGGTGCCATGGGCTCATTCGGAACTGTCACTTGGGCGCCGATGGATTCTCCGGCCTACAATCCCTCGTTTGACGTGACTCCCGTCGAATTGGTGACGGGCCTTGTGATGGATTGTGGGTATTTTTCGCAGCAGGAGCTACTCAAAGGATGCCTGCAATCATTGATAATCCCGGGGTGA